The nucleotide sequence GGACCCCCGGCTCACGGCCGCCGCCCAGGCGCACAGCGACGACATGGTGGCCCGCGATTTCTACTCCCACACAGGCCCCGAAGGACATCAGCCCTGGGACCGGGCGCGGACCGCCGGGGCCACGCACCGCGGCATCGGCGAGAACATCGCATGCGGCCAGCGCTCCCCGGCGGAGGTGGTGCGCGGCTGGATGAACAGCCCGGGCCATCGCGCCAACATCCTGAAGCCCGACTTCACCCATATCGGCGTCGGCCACGCCACCGGCAGCCGCGCGGGCACGTACTGGACCCAGGTCTTCGGCGCCGTCTGACGACCCGGGCCGACGGTCCCCCGGCCGACGGCGGAACGGTCAGGTGCGCGACTCCAACTGCTGCCGCGTGGCGGACCCGTACACCCCGTTCGCATCGCCCCGGATCCCGTACCACACCTGGAACCGGGAGACCGCCTGGGCGAGGCTCTGGTCGTACTGCCCGTTGACCGGCCCGTCCTGGTACACGTTCGGAATCCGCAGCAGACGCTTCTGGAGCTCGGTCACCTCCGGGCCGGTGGATCCGAGGGTCAGCACATCGCCCGGATCGCCCGGCGGCGGTAGCGCGTCGTCCGGCGGCTGCGAGGCGGGCGCGCTCGGCGTCCCGGGCGCGGCGGAGGTCGCGGGCGCCGTCGGCGTGGCCGACGCGCCGCCCTCGGCCGCACCGGACGCCGAGTCCCGGGGCACCATCACCACCAGTGAGAGGGCGACCCCCGCGCCGAGTCCGGCCAGCACCAGCAGGGCGGCCCTGGGGTGGCGCCGCCCGGCCGGGGCGGGCGGTTCGGCCGGACGGCGTGGCTCGGCCGGTGCGTCCTGAACCGCCCAGGCGTCGGCCGAGGTCGGGCTGCCGGTCATCTCCTGGGTGTCCGCGTCCGCCATGGGCGGCGCCTCGGGCGGAAGTTCGGTGCCCGGCGGCCGGAAGAGGTCGAGCTCCTCCATCCATCCCTCGACCGGCCGCTCCGAGTCGTCGTCGTACTCCGGCGTCGCACGGAAGATCGCGGTCGGCTCGAGCACCTCGCGCCCGGCTGGTCGGTCCGGATCGGGTTCGGCTGCCATACAGACCTCCTTATGCGCCCCACACCATCACGCGGGGATACGGACGCGGGCCCAGGAGGATTCAAGCCGATCGTGATCGGGCGCACCCGCGGCGCCGGTGTGGCGTGCCGCCACGGGGTAAGCCCTCCTGAGAGGGTGCCCATGGCCTCGGGGACGTCGAAGGGAGCCGTGAGATGGAGCGGACCACATGCTGTGTGGTGGGCGGCGGGCCCGCCGGGATGGTCCTCGGGCTGCTGCTGGCCCGGGCCGGGGTGGAGGTCACCGTCCTGGAGAAGCACGGGGACTTCCTGCGCGACTTCCGCGGCGACACGGTCCATCCCAGCACGCTGCGGCTCCTGGACGAGCTGGGCCTCGCCGAGCGGTTCGCGGCCCTGCCGCAGCGGCATGTGCACTCCGTCCAGCTGCCCATCGGACGGGACGGCGATCTGTTCACGGTCGGCGACATCAGCTCGCTGCCGGGGAAGTACAACTACGTCGCGATGGTGCCCCAGTGGGATCTGCTCGATCTGCTGGCGGACGAGGCCAAGCGGGAGCCCACCTTCCAGTTGCGGATGAACACCGAGGTGACCTCCTTCCTCATGGAGCGCGGACGGGTCACCGGAGTGCGCTACCGCGACCGCGTCGCCGGCTCCACCGGAGAGCTGCGCGCCACCCTCACCGTGGCCTGCGACGGCCGGGGGTCGCTCGCCCGTGTCCTGCCCGAGCTGGGGCTGCGGGAGTTCCCCTGCCCGATGGACGTCTGGTGGTTCCGGCTGCCACGCGAGGAGCGCGACCCGCGGGGGCTGGTGGGCAACGCCGGCGAACGCTATCTCACGGCCATGATCGACCGCGGGGACTACTGGCAGTGCGCCGCCCTGATCCCCAAGGGGGCCGACGACGCCTGGCGCGCCCAGCCCCTCGACCA is from Streptomyces hygroscopicus and encodes:
- a CDS encoding peptidoglycan-binding domain 1 protein, which translates into the protein MAAEPDPDRPAGREVLEPTAIFRATPEYDDDSERPVEGWMEELDLFRPPGTELPPEAPPMADADTQEMTGSPTSADAWAVQDAPAEPRRPAEPPAPAGRRHPRAALLVLAGLGAGVALSLVVMVPRDSASGAAEGGASATPTAPATSAAPGTPSAPASQPPDDALPPPGDPGDVLTLGSTGPEVTELQKRLLRIPNVYQDGPVNGQYDQSLAQAVSRFQVWYGIRGDANGVYGSATRQQLESRT